The Parabacteroides sp. AD58 genome includes a window with the following:
- a CDS encoding MATE family efflux transporter produces MAQLREMTSGPSLPLILNFTLPLLLGNLLQQTYSLVDAAIVGKFLGINALASVGASTSVVFLILGFCNGCCGGFSIPVAQKFGAHDYVTMRRYVSVSLKLTAVMSVVVAVITSLLCGFILRTMQTPENIFQGAYIYLLITFIGVPCTFFYNLLSCIIRALGDSKTPFWFLLLSTILNIILDLFFIITLGWGVAGAGIATVVSQGVSALLCYLYMYRKFDILKTEPSDRIFRKKLASQLLAIGVPMGLQFSITAIGSIMLQSANNALGTACVAAFTAAMRIKMFVMCPLDALGMAMATYSGQNYGAGKPERIWMGVKSATLMMVVYCAAIAAIMWGLADKFALLFISPDETEIMKDTVLFLHINTSFFVLLGSLSIFRYSIQGVGYTRLSMFSGVSEMIARVLVSLFLVPAFKFLGVCMGDPTAWLFANLFLIPAFFYVYRQLKESRKRNQVLANS; encoded by the coding sequence ATGGCACAACTGAGAGAGATGACATCAGGGCCGAGTCTGCCGCTGATTTTGAATTTTACCTTACCTTTGTTGCTCGGCAACTTGCTTCAGCAGACGTATTCGCTGGTAGATGCCGCTATCGTTGGAAAATTTTTGGGTATCAATGCTCTGGCTTCTGTGGGTGCCAGTACATCTGTCGTGTTTCTGATATTGGGATTCTGTAATGGATGCTGCGGTGGCTTCAGTATTCCGGTGGCCCAGAAATTCGGAGCACACGATTATGTGACAATGCGGCGCTATGTGTCGGTCAGTCTGAAACTGACGGCTGTCATGTCGGTCGTAGTGGCCGTCATTACCAGTTTGCTTTGCGGATTCATACTGCGGACGATGCAGACACCCGAAAATATCTTCCAAGGGGCTTACATTTATCTGCTCATCACGTTTATTGGCGTACCCTGTACGTTCTTCTACAACCTGCTTTCCTGTATTATCCGTGCATTGGGCGACAGCAAGACGCCGTTCTGGTTTCTGCTGCTTTCTACCATACTGAACATTATCCTCGACCTGTTCTTTATCATTACGTTAGGATGGGGCGTTGCTGGCGCCGGCATTGCCACGGTCGTCTCCCAGGGAGTTTCTGCACTGCTGTGCTATCTCTATATGTACCGCAAGTTTGATATTCTGAAAACCGAGCCTTCTGACCGTATTTTCCGGAAAAAACTGGCCAGCCAGCTTCTGGCGATTGGTGTGCCGATGGGCCTGCAGTTTTCTATCACAGCCATTGGAAGCATCATGCTGCAGAGTGCGAACAACGCATTGGGCACGGCCTGTGTGGCGGCCTTTACCGCAGCCATGCGTATCAAGATGTTCGTAATGTGTCCGCTCGATGCCTTGGGTATGGCCATGGCTACGTACTCCGGACAGAACTATGGCGCCGGCAAGCCTGAACGCATCTGGATGGGTGTCAAATCGGCCACCCTGATGATGGTAGTTTATTGTGCTGCAATTGCTGCAATCATGTGGGGACTGGCTGATAAGTTTGCCCTGCTGTTCATCTCGCCCGACGAGACAGAGATCATGAAAGATACAGTGCTGTTCCTGCATATCAATACATCGTTCTTTGTCCTGTTAGGATCGCTGAGTATTTTCCGCTACAGCATTCAGGGAGTAGGCTATACACGGTTATCCATGTTTTCAGGCGTTTCCGAGATGATAGCCCGCGTGCTGGTCAGTCTCTTTCTCGTGCCAGCCTTTAAATTCCTGGGTGTCTGCATGGGCGATCCGACGGCCTGGCTGTTTGCCAACCTTTTCCTGATTCCGGCCTTTTTCTATGTCTACCGGCAGTTGAAAGAAAGCAGAAAGAGAAACCAGGTTCTGGCCAATTCGTGA
- a CDS encoding metallophosphoesterase, with product MCNRIIAIGDIHGSAKWKDIVDENKNATIVFLGDYLDPYHINDYDELWNNFVDIIRFKQDNIDRVVLLLGNHDLHYFCDDMSIGTRYNFLLAERIRRMFLDNRELFQYAYQVKNIIFTHAGISHPWFVNDFKGDIHGDIAAQLNAPDDRQVQALFQVGAVRGGDAGLMGGIFWADRSELNDPLHGFVQVVGHNRVDDVIELAYADHNKIIFCDCLWNGKFFKISI from the coding sequence ATGTGTAACAGAATAATAGCCATAGGTGATATACATGGTTCAGCAAAATGGAAGGACATCGTTGATGAGAATAAGAATGCGACGATCGTGTTTTTGGGGGATTATTTAGATCCGTATCACATTAATGACTATGATGAGCTTTGGAATAATTTTGTTGATATCATCCGTTTTAAGCAGGATAACATAGATCGTGTCGTGTTACTTTTGGGAAATCACGATTTACACTATTTCTGTGACGATATGTCAATTGGTACCCGGTATAATTTTCTGCTGGCTGAGAGAATACGACGGATGTTTCTCGACAATCGGGAGTTGTTTCAATATGCATATCAGGTAAAAAATATCATATTTACTCATGCCGGAATATCTCACCCTTGGTTTGTAAACGATTTTAAAGGAGATATTCACGGAGATATTGCAGCCCAGTTGAATGCCCCGGACGACAGGCAGGTCCAGGCTTTGTTCCAGGTTGGTGCAGTTCGGGGTGGAGATGCCGGCCTTATGGGTGGAATATTCTGGGCAGACCGGTCTGAACTGAATGATCCGCTACATGGATTTGTTCAGGTGGTTGGGCATAATCGGGTAGACGATGTCATAGAGTTAGCCTATGCGGACCACAACAAGATAATATTTTGTGACTGCCTGTGGAACGGTAAGTTTTTCAAAATAAGTATTTAA
- a CDS encoding HD domain-containing protein: MTRQTTLARLMRAMIKYDGGDVPRIQHFVKVHDFARTIGVAEGLTDEELFVLEAAAILHDVGIHAAEAKYGNCTGRYQEELGPAEARKVLAETGGFDEAQTERICWLIAHHHTYTGVVSKDHRILLEADFLVNSFEDQVSKEGIIAFRENVFRSESAISMLNDMWGLSSLQENHNEQNN; encoded by the coding sequence ATGACAAGACAAACTACTTTGGCCCGACTGATGAGGGCAATGATTAAATATGACGGTGGCGATGTGCCACGTATCCAGCATTTCGTGAAAGTACATGATTTTGCACGAACAATCGGCGTGGCGGAAGGCCTGACTGACGAAGAGCTGTTTGTACTCGAAGCGGCTGCTATCCTGCATGATGTTGGCATACATGCGGCTGAAGCCAAGTATGGAAATTGCACCGGCAGGTATCAGGAAGAACTCGGACCGGCTGAGGCCCGGAAAGTCCTGGCTGAAACAGGAGGTTTTGATGAAGCGCAGACCGAAAGAATCTGCTGGCTGATAGCGCATCATCATACTTATACGGGTGTTGTGTCTAAAGATCACCGCATCTTGCTGGAAGCCGATTTCCTGGTCAACTCGTTCGAAGACCAGGTTTCAAAAGAAGGCATCATCGCCTTTCGCGAAAATGTGTTCCGCTCGGAGTCGGCTATCTCGATGCTCAACGATATGTGGGGACTGAGTTCCTTGCAGGAAAATCATAATGAACAGAATAACTAA
- a CDS encoding NAD(P)H-dependent oxidoreductase produces the protein MKKILIVSGHPDLNDSFANKTILEEMHKLLPDAEIAYLDKLYPDFCIDVPKEQERLLRADIIVLQYPLFWYTAPSLLHRWIEKTFTHGFSHGKSGDKLKGKQLVLSFTTGAPEEMYSYDGPQQHLIDDFLTPYKQMANLCGLQWCGYVYSGGLSYASRHDEKELARMKEKSILHAHRLVEKLKSME, from the coding sequence ATGAAAAAGATTTTAATCGTATCGGGACATCCCGACCTGAATGATTCGTTTGCCAACAAAACGATACTGGAAGAAATGCATAAATTGTTGCCGGATGCAGAAATTGCCTACCTGGACAAACTCTATCCGGATTTCTGTATCGATGTACCGAAAGAACAGGAACGTCTGCTCCGCGCTGACATCATCGTGCTGCAATATCCGCTGTTCTGGTACACAGCGCCTTCTCTCCTGCATCGCTGGATAGAAAAGACCTTCACCCATGGATTTTCACACGGCAAGTCGGGCGACAAGCTGAAAGGCAAACAACTGGTGCTGTCTTTTACAACCGGTGCTCCTGAAGAAATGTACAGCTACGACGGACCGCAGCAGCACCTCATCGACGACTTCCTGACACCTTATAAACAGATGGCCAATCTTTGCGGACTGCAGTGGTGTGGCTATGTGTATAGCGGCGGACTCTCGTATGCAAGCCGGCACGACGAGAAGGAACTGGCCCGGATGAAGGAGAAATCCATTCTTCATGCCCATCGGCTGGTAGAGAAGCTGAAAAGCATGGAGTAA